In Pseudoduganella albidiflava, a single window of DNA contains:
- a CDS encoding dipeptidase, whose translation MLKKAALASLLPLFFQAAAAAPSPIALATAEHARTAYHGKVIDTLEKMVAFNTVVQEGVPCERNAQHIAFKAFLREEAARLGFDFDDAGCVVVIGLGKGSERVGIVTHGDVQPVDPSKWKQSPFTLDRTSEPGLLLGRGTEDDKGPIATALYAMKAISDRKVPVSKRIELYVYMAEESDWGPLETYLKTHTPPQVNITLDAEYPAVTAEKGWGLVTVTMPAEMARAPAGPSLASFTGGFFNSQIPEDARAVIDGATPALEQRIRDRAASQKGMRYTFARSGKQLTVTAEGVSAHSSKPEDGVNAIAMLADALAVQPWQGTTAGAMVTFVNDLVGTGLYGEKFGNVAYRDAFMGPMTVAPVMLKADGGALQLNLNLRRPRGKTGAELEREFHAAFDGWKAAHAPKASLKAQIGEPWVLEDAPQVPVLLDIFAHYTGARDARPVAIGGGTNSRLFPNAVSFGPGMPGAVYTGHSEHEFISEKQLLLNLQMYTAVLVELAK comes from the coding sequence ATGCTGAAAAAAGCCGCCCTGGCTTCCTTGCTGCCCCTGTTTTTCCAGGCCGCCGCCGCCGCGCCGAGCCCCATCGCCCTTGCAACCGCCGAGCATGCCCGCACCGCCTACCACGGCAAGGTCATCGACACGCTCGAAAAGATGGTTGCTTTCAATACGGTCGTGCAGGAAGGCGTGCCGTGCGAGCGCAATGCCCAGCACATCGCCTTCAAGGCTTTCCTGCGCGAGGAGGCGGCGCGCCTGGGCTTCGACTTCGACGATGCCGGTTGCGTCGTCGTCATCGGCCTTGGCAAGGGCAGCGAGCGGGTAGGCATCGTCACGCACGGCGACGTGCAGCCGGTCGACCCGTCGAAATGGAAGCAGTCGCCCTTTACGCTGGACCGCACCAGCGAGCCGGGCCTGCTGCTGGGCCGTGGCACCGAGGATGACAAGGGACCGATCGCCACGGCGCTGTATGCCATGAAGGCGATCAGCGACCGCAAGGTGCCGGTGTCCAAGCGCATCGAACTGTATGTGTACATGGCCGAGGAATCGGACTGGGGCCCGCTGGAGACTTACCTGAAGACGCACACGCCGCCGCAGGTGAACATCACGCTCGATGCCGAATACCCGGCGGTCACGGCGGAGAAAGGCTGGGGGCTGGTGACGGTGACGATGCCGGCGGAGATGGCCAGGGCACCGGCCGGTCCGTCCCTGGCATCGTTCACCGGAGGCTTCTTCAACAGCCAGATCCCGGAGGATGCGCGCGCCGTGATCGATGGTGCCACGCCGGCACTGGAACAGCGCATTCGCGACCGTGCCGCGAGCCAGAAGGGCATGCGCTATACCTTTGCCCGCTCGGGCAAGCAATTGACGGTCACCGCGGAGGGCGTGTCGGCGCACTCGTCGAAGCCGGAAGATGGCGTCAACGCGATCGCCATGCTGGCCGACGCGCTGGCGGTGCAGCCATGGCAAGGCACGACGGCGGGCGCCATGGTCACGTTCGTCAACGACCTGGTCGGCACCGGCCTGTATGGCGAGAAATTCGGCAACGTGGCCTATCGCGACGCTTTCATGGGCCCGATGACGGTGGCGCCCGTGATGCTGAAGGCGGATGGCGGCGCGCTGCAGCTGAACCTGAACCTGCGCCGCCCGCGGGGCAAGACCGGCGCCGAACTGGAGCGCGAGTTCCACGCCGCGTTCGATGGCTGGAAGGCTGCGCACGCGCCGAAGGCCTCGCTGAAGGCGCAGATCGGCGAACCGTGGGTGCTTGAAGACGCACCGCAAGTGCCGGTGCTGCTCGACATCTTCGCCCATTACACCGGGGCGCGCGATGCCAGGCCGGTAGCGATCGGCGGCGGTACCAACTCGCGCCTGTTCCCCAATGCCGTCAGCTTCGGCCCCGGCATGCCCGGCGCCGTCTATACGGGGCACTCGGAGCATGAATTCATCAGCGAAAAACAGCTGTTGCTGAACTTGCAGATGTACACGGCGGTGCTGGTCGAACTGGCGAAATAA
- a CDS encoding hybrid sensor histidine kinase/response regulator → MQTSPSQLPPHVHPRLPTIRFRLALLVFSCVLPAAIVSAFLIYDHYRVERASLLGEAMATARSMVSVVDRDFDTVITALSALSVSDDIDETDLAEFRRQATNVHAILPITEIVLYDAPSRRQLMNTAGPLAAGPVNPGLLRDVMRTAQPVVTGLTIDGAKGQTITVGVPVMRGGAVRYVLAAQVLPAALGAILRDQQIPATWRASILDGDLRIVARNVDIERYRGTLPAPDLVERMRRQLEDTFEGSTVDGKPVVMLYSRSTKSGWSVTLGIPHANLAAGLMRTLESLIIATVVLLALGLGMAWLVGGRIAHSVQALIGPATALGTGQHVQPAVVDFSEAQQVADSLVRAAAALDEARGRADNELRERRAAQEALQAADRRKDEFLATLAHELRNPMAPLVNALEIMRLGGPGKPPPPNVLDIIGRQLQQMVRLVDDLLDVSRITTGKLGIRTEPIVLQDVVTHSLETAGPLITQRRHALSVNVPDEPVPLQGDPTRLAQVLSNLLNNAAKYTPNGGRIALNAVRLQGPDRVRIEISDNGIGIAAGVLPQVFDIFFQADRSLGRAQAGLGIGLSLARRLVELHGGTLTASSPGKDLGSTFALELPVTLDTAAPACADDAGTAPLPQLRVLVADDNIDHANTLRTLLIAAGQTVTVCYDGLSALRSAETFEPQIAFLDIGMPRMDGYELARRLRADPRQRDCMLVAVTGWGQEKDQQDSRAAGFHRHIVKPLAPTQLRALLQERASRATMHDTV, encoded by the coding sequence GTGCAGACAAGCCCCAGCCAGCTGCCACCTCACGTCCATCCACGCCTGCCCACCATCCGATTCCGGCTGGCGCTGCTGGTGTTCAGTTGCGTGCTGCCCGCCGCCATCGTGTCGGCGTTCCTGATCTATGACCATTACCGCGTCGAGCGGGCCAGCCTGCTGGGCGAGGCCATGGCCACGGCGCGCTCGATGGTGTCGGTGGTGGACCGCGATTTCGACACCGTCATCACCGCGCTGTCCGCGCTGTCGGTGTCCGACGATATCGATGAAACCGATCTTGCCGAATTCCGCCGGCAGGCCACCAACGTCCACGCGATCCTGCCGATCACGGAAATCGTGCTGTATGACGCGCCGAGCCGCCGCCAGCTGATGAACACCGCGGGACCGCTCGCCGCCGGCCCCGTCAACCCCGGATTGCTGCGCGACGTGATGCGCACCGCGCAACCGGTCGTGACCGGCCTCACGATCGATGGTGCGAAGGGGCAGACGATCACGGTCGGCGTGCCGGTCATGCGCGGCGGCGCGGTGCGCTACGTGCTGGCGGCGCAGGTGCTGCCGGCGGCGCTCGGCGCGATCCTGCGCGACCAGCAGATCCCGGCCACGTGGCGCGCGTCGATCCTGGATGGCGACCTGCGCATCGTCGCCCGTAACGTCGACATCGAGCGCTACCGCGGCACCCTGCCCGCCCCCGACCTGGTCGAACGCATGCGCCGCCAGCTCGAGGATACGTTCGAAGGCTCCACCGTCGACGGCAAGCCGGTCGTCATGCTGTACAGCCGTTCCACCAAGTCCGGCTGGAGCGTCACGCTGGGCATCCCCCATGCGAACCTGGCGGCGGGGCTGATGCGCACGCTGGAATCGCTGATCATCGCCACCGTGGTGCTCCTGGCGCTGGGGCTGGGCATGGCATGGCTGGTGGGCGGCCGCATCGCGCATTCCGTGCAGGCGCTGATCGGGCCCGCGACCGCGCTGGGCACCGGGCAGCACGTGCAGCCCGCGGTCGTGGACTTTTCCGAAGCCCAGCAGGTGGCCGATTCGCTGGTGCGCGCCGCGGCCGCACTGGACGAGGCCCGCGGCCGCGCCGACAACGAATTGCGCGAACGCCGCGCCGCCCAGGAAGCGCTGCAAGCCGCCGACCGGCGCAAGGATGAGTTCCTGGCCACGCTGGCGCACGAGCTGCGCAACCCGATGGCACCGCTCGTCAACGCGCTCGAGATCATGCGCCTCGGCGGGCCCGGCAAGCCGCCGCCGCCCAATGTGCTGGACATCATCGGCCGCCAGCTGCAGCAGATGGTGCGCCTGGTCGACGACCTGCTCGACGTGTCGCGCATCACCACCGGCAAGCTGGGCATCCGCACCGAGCCCATCGTGCTGCAGGACGTCGTCACGCATTCGCTGGAAACGGCCGGCCCGCTGATCACGCAGCGGCGCCACGCGCTGTCCGTCAACGTGCCGGATGAACCGGTGCCGCTGCAGGGCGACCCCACGCGCCTGGCGCAAGTGCTGTCCAACCTGCTGAACAACGCCGCCAAGTACACGCCGAACGGCGGGCGCATCGCCTTGAACGCCGTGCGCCTGCAAGGGCCGGACCGGGTACGCATCGAGATCAGCGACAATGGCATCGGCATCGCCGCGGGCGTGCTGCCGCAGGTGTTCGACATCTTCTTCCAGGCCGACCGCTCGCTGGGCCGCGCGCAGGCCGGGCTGGGTATCGGGCTGTCGCTGGCGCGCCGCCTGGTCGAGCTGCATGGCGGCACGCTGACCGCCTCCAGTCCCGGCAAGGACCTGGGCAGCACGTTCGCCCTGGAACTGCCGGTCACGCTCGATACAGCGGCGCCAGCATGCGCCGACGATGCCGGCACGGCGCCCCTGCCGCAGCTGCGCGTGCTGGTGGCCGACGACAACATCGATCACGCCAATACGCTGCGCACGCTGCTCATCGCCGCCGGGCAAACCGTTACCGTGTGCTACGACGGCCTGTCCGCGCTGCGCAGCGCCGAGACCTTCGAACCGCAGATCGCCTTCCTCGACATCGGCATGCCGCGCATGGATGGCTATGAACTGGCGCGGCGGCTGCGCGCCGACCCGCGCCAGCGCGACTGCATGCTGGTGGCCGTCACTGGCTGGGGCCAGGAAAAGGACCAGCAGGACTCGCGGGCCGCCGGCTTCCACCGGCACATCGTCAAGCCGCTGGCACCCACCCAGCTGCGCGCCCTCCTGCAGGAACGCGCCAGCCGTGCCACAATGCACGACACCGTTTGA